In Bacteroidia bacterium, one genomic interval encodes:
- the rsmG gene encoding 16S rRNA (guanine(527)-N(7))-methyltransferase RsmG, which translates to MKITRYFPGLTDKQQQQLQTLETGIKEWNEKINLISRKDIENLMERHILHSLAIARIISFKGGTTIMDVGTGGGFPGLPLAILFPGSHFLLVDSIGKKVKVAKDLVARLELGNVEVAQTRVEQVEDEFDFITGRAVTRLPEFCNLVRDKIITASFNHLYNGVLYLKGGDLSDELRALPKRARVMVYPISDYFDEEYFQTKNVVHVAL; encoded by the coding sequence CGATACTTTCCCGGCCTTACGGACAAACAGCAACAGCAATTGCAGACGCTCGAAACCGGCATTAAGGAATGGAACGAAAAGATCAACCTGATAAGCCGCAAGGATATTGAGAACCTGATGGAGCGGCACATTCTGCACAGCCTCGCCATTGCCCGTATTATTAGTTTCAAGGGTGGCACTACAATAATGGATGTGGGCACAGGAGGCGGTTTTCCCGGTTTGCCGCTGGCCATACTTTTCCCCGGCAGCCATTTTCTTTTAGTAGATTCAATTGGTAAAAAAGTGAAGGTGGCCAAAGACCTGGTGGCCCGCCTGGAACTTGGCAATGTTGAGGTAGCGCAAACGAGGGTGGAGCAGGTTGAGGATGAATTCGATTTCATTACAGGCCGGGCAGTTACACGGCTTCCGGAGTTCTGCAACCTTGTCCGCGACAAGATCATTACAGCCTCTTTTAATCATCTGTATAATGGCGTCCTCTATCTCAAAGGTGGTGACCTGAGTGATGAGTTGCGGGCGCTGCCAAAGCGTGCGCGGGTAATGGTTTATCCCATTTCCGATTATTTTGATGAAGAATATTTTCAGACAAAGAATGTTGTGCATGTGGCACTGTAG